A window of Clostridioides sp. ES-S-0010-02 genomic DNA:
ATTTCCAAGATATATCATTACGTGATTGCTACTTCCTCCGCCAACTCTACACAATAAGTCTCCTGCTTGCCACTTGTTTCTATCTTTTAAATCCACAGCCTTTCCTGCTTTACTTTGTGTTGCAACTGTTCTAGGGATGCTTATTCCTATTTGTTTATAACACCATTGAGTAAACCCAGAACAATCAAAAGTGTTAGGTCCTTCTGCTCCTCGAGCATATTTACAACCTAATTTACTTTTTGCTACACTAATTAGTTTATCTGCTTTAGAGCTATTGTTTGTAGATGTATTAGCATTGTTATTATTTTGAACTTGATAAGTTGTATCTTTTAAATTCTTTTCTGCTTCTTCATTACTTCCAACTCCTGTACCTGAATTATTAGGACTATAGCTACTTCCTGCTATTTGTTTATAGAACTTGCTTACCCCTGGTACCCAATCTTTATTAAGAGGGCTATCATAAAGAGGTGCATATTTGTCTCTAATACGCTCTAATGTTTTTCTTCCAATATGAATATAATTTCTTGATAAATTGCTAATACCTCTTTTTATCCCATCATCTACAGAACTAAAAGACATACCTTTCATTCCAAAGAAATTGTTTTTATTTTTACAAAGCGAGGAACTACCATTACCAGTTTCATGTATAGAAATAGCAGCCATTAAAGCTGCATTGACTTTGTAAGCATTAGAATATTTAACAAATATATTTCCTGTATTTGATAATTTTCCTTTAAATACTTTATTCAATTTATTTATCATGTCATTATCTTCTTTACTTGTAGTACTTTGTGCAGGACCATTTTTCTTTTCATCTTTATTATTTGTGTTTCCACTTGAATAGGAACTTGAAGAATAAGAAGCAAATTCGTCTCCATCAACTAAAGTTAGGTCCATGAAATGCGAATTGTTTTCAAAATTATGCTTTACTTTCTCAACTAGCATATAATTTTGAACTTCTATATCTCCTAAATCTAAAAAAACAGGTACTAAACAACCTGCTCTCACCCTCACATCACCAAGCACATTTTTTAAACTTAATGACTTAGTTTTCTTATTATATAGTTTTAAAAGTATATCACATTTTTGTTTTATTTCTGCTTCACTCATGTTCTTGTCCACAGTATCAAACATTTGAAGTATTCCCCAACTCCTCATATGCGTAGAATCTTGTGCAATATAAACATCTCTTTTACCTGACTCCTCATTGTCTTTGACAAGTTTAATTTTTGTATAAGTATCACTATCTATTGATGAATTATAGTCAAAGTCTTCTATTACATCATTATTCATAACAGTATCTAGTTTCATAGAAGCAACATTTTTTAATGTTATCCTTCCAAAATCATCATACAAGGTAAACATTTCTTTTTTTTCTCTTAAAGTATCATCAAGTGCAGTTAAAACCATATCAAAGAGTGTTTTATTTTCTTCAACTCTAGATATTTTATATTTTGTATCTTCTATGACATTGTATTTCAGCTTAAAATCTTTAGCGAGCATTTTTATAAGTTCGCTTGCTGTTTTATTACTATATACATAAGTATCTTTATTTTTAAAATATCTTAACTGGTCATATGCAATAATTTTAATATGATTTTCTTTGTCTCTTTTCTTTTGAAAAATATATCCATAGAAGATACCTATTCCTTTATAATACAGCCTTACAGAATTTCCTTCGCAAAATTGCAGTATATCATCCATAACTATTGTAAATTCTAACTTGCTTGGTGTTCCTCGCCTTTCAATTTCCCATGTAATTCCATCTAAAACGGCAGGTTCATAGAAATCTTCCCAATGTGCAATAACCAATCTTACATCTCTATCATTCGCCAAAACTAAATCATCAGCCAAGCCTCA
This region includes:
- a CDS encoding C40 family peptidase — translated: MADDLVLANDRDVRLVIAHWEDFYEPAVLDGITWEIERRGTPSKLEFTIVMDDILQFCEGNSVRLYYKGIGIFYGYIFQKKRDKENHIKIIAYDQLRYFKNKDTYVYSNKTASELIKMLAKDFKLKYNVIEDTKYKISRVEENKTLFDMVLTALDDTLREKKEMFTLYDDFGRITLKNVASMKLDTVMNNDVIEDFDYNSSIDSDTYTKIKLVKDNEESGKRDVYIAQDSTHMRSWGILQMFDTVDKNMSEAEIKQKCDILLKLYNKKTKSLSLKNVLGDVRVRAGCLVPVFLDLGDIEVQNYMLVEKVKHNFENNSHFMDLTLVDGDEFASYSSSSYSSGNTNNKDEKKNGPAQSTTSKEDNDMINKLNKVFKGKLSNTGNIFVKYSNAYKVNAALMAAISIHETGNGSSSLCKNKNNFFGMKGMSFSSVDDGIKRGISNLSRNYIHIGRKTLERIRDKYAPLYDSPLNKDWVPGVSKFYKQIAGSSYSPNNSGTGVGSNEEAEKNLKDTTYQVQNNNNANTSTNNSSKADKLISVAKSKLGCKYARGAEGPNTFDCSGFTQWCYKQIGISIPRTVATQSKAGKAVDLKDRNKWQAGDLLCRVGGGSSNHVMIYLGNGQMIHSPQTGDVVKIQSVDSYRKGKAYTHVRRFI